Within the Hallerella porci genome, the region GTCGGCCAAAGAATCGGTATTTTCTGGCGGAATTTCGGTAGAATTCGGGTTGTTCCCGAGGGAATTTTCGGAGTCGTTTGTATAATTCATCGGCGCGCAATATAGAAATTGAAATCTTTTTTTGAAACCCCCTCGTATTTTTCAAAAAATTTTATACATTTGGTGCACCAACGGAGAGATGTCGGAGTTGGTCGATCGAGACGGTCTCGAAAACCGTAGACTCCTTATAGGGGTCCGAGGGTTCGAATCCCTCTCTCTCCTCGCAAAAAAGCGAACTCGTTTGAGTTCGCTTTTTTTTGTTTTGAGTTTTTGTGATGATTCCGATTTATTCAAGGGGAGAATTTTCGGCGGGGGATTCCTCTGTTTTCGTTTTTCTTTTCGAAACGACACTTTGCTTATATTCCGCAATTTGCGTGTTCACGAAAGTGGCAAAAGCTTCGTAAGCCGCTTCCCCTTCGAGCATCATCCGCGCGTTAATGTGATTGATTAAATCGCGGTAAGCGTTATCCGAGGCGATTCTCGCTTGCTTCGTCGCGCCGGCAACTTTGACAGAGCGTTCGTTGGTGCGAACGTCTGTGTGTTCACGCACCGTTTCGTTCGCCGCCTTCAAATGGTCTACAAAACGAGTCAAATTCAAAGTTTCAACGAGGTTTTTGTGAATGGTTTCAAGATCTTTAATAAAGCCTACAAGGGCACCCGTTTCTTTATGAAGTTGATCTAACACATTGATGTTATAATCGATAATGTGCTGATTCAAAATCTTTGCAGCGTTGG harbors:
- a CDS encoding DUF6261 family protein yields the protein MAQVSTIALTNINNSAHFLFLKDIVDRASNDSNITKNCAAQVEALQKAVQEEDACSNISNKSLATDKIAEADRLRDKLYLGYKRSVSAYLDFPDADCANAAKILNQHIIDYNINVLDQLHKETGALVGFIKDLETIHKNLVETLNLTRFVDHLKAANETVREHTDVRTNERSVKVAGATKQARIASDNAYRDLINHINARMMLEGEAAYEAFATFVNTQIAEYKQSVVSKRKTKTEESPAENSPLE